One Xiphophorus maculatus strain JP 163 A chromosome 23, X_maculatus-5.0-male, whole genome shotgun sequence genomic window, GGtaagactgctgacttgacagttgtGCAGCAGACACTCATTGACACCCTCCACAAGAAGGTCAGACCACAAAAAGTCATTGCAAAAGGAGCTGGTTGTTCAGAAAGTGTTGTATCCCAGGCTTTTAATGGAACgcttagtggaaggaaaacatgtggTGGGAAAGAAAATGGACAAGCAAAGCCCTCAGAAGCAGAATAAACCAATATAAATTCAAGAGTCTGGGTTGATTCACTATTTGTGAATTGCGGTTGTATTAAGAGCTTCAATATCCACCTGAAATTAGCATGATGTGAACTGAAACAATTTGATTCCTTTTATTAATTCACTCCTGAATCAGAGACATTGCCAAAAGCATCTTAACTGGGATAAAGATTTCAGTTGACTTATGAAACTGACTCCTTGTCTTGAACAAGAACAAAAAGGTCCAAAACCCAGGTTCCTTGTGCTGGTCcactcacttttttttcccacaaatctAAAATGAACGCAGTTATCTATCAGGAAGTGATAAACCAGGAAACAGTACTTCAAGCAGTGTGGGCAGGTGAGACaatttgatgaaaaatgaaatcagcatctccataaagctaGTCAGAAGAGGGAAGCATGCTCTAAATTTTTCTGGTCGATGGCTGACTAATGCCTACAGAGTATCTTTTGGAGTATTGCCAAGAAGTAGATGAGACACTAGAAACAAGATGAAGGCCCCTCCTTAACAccccagcagaaccacaggctgaTCACCTTCTTACCATGATGCAAAATGAACCCCAACCGAGTATCTAGTGCATTGTACAAGTGCATACTTGTCAGTAGTcttatgtaatataaaaatgttcaagtgaAACTTAATTTATCAGCTAAATGGGAATAAATAAGTGCTTTACCCACATTATGCAATGTTAATAATATgtgagtttcatttttttatttttaatggattactgaaataaatgccctGCAATGAACTGAGTGTGCCCCGCCTCGCGCTGCTGGAGTTAGGCACCAGCCCCCTCCAACCTTGCAAGGAGATATGGACAGcggctggatggatggactgaaataaattaacctttttGACAGTATTCTAATTAATTATAATGCACTTGTATAGCTCCATCTGGCCACCTCTTACAGAACCTTCTGGTCACCTCACATCACTTAAACAGAATGGAGAATCAGATATTCACTCACGGTAAAAGATGTACTGTGTATAGTTGGACCAGACCCTGTCGTCCGCGTAATGACCCGTTGAGGACGCAGTCAGCGAGGTGTTACAGGCCACAATGTGAAAGCCAGTCTCTGACAGCATGTCAAAAGCCCTCTCCAGGTGCTTGAACTTGAGGTAAAACCTGCAGGTGTATCGGTCCCGGGGTCTGTCCAGATCCCCGTTCTCATTCAGGGCATCTCCAAACACCTCCTTGGCCAGTCCAATCCGGCTGCTGATGAAGATTCTGGGTAACTTTTTGGCCTTGGGATCAGTGTGGTACTCTCTGCCTCTGAAGGCGACAGTAATGTAACCATACCTCCTGTCCAGGGAGTAAGACGGGTACAGCCTGTGATCGCTGCTTTGCGACTCCTCATCCCAGTCACTGTCATCCTGAAACAGCTTAGGCTCCTCACCTGACAGAAGTTTGGTCAGTTCTGGCAGCTGGAAGTACTCGGCCTCTCTTTTCAGCCTCCCTCTCTCTGGAAAGTGGTCAGGGAGGACAACCTGCTTGTCTCTGAGGTAATCCAACACATATCGGAACAAAAATCCATCTCTGTCAATAAAATACCGCCCTCTGAAATCCCGTGATAAGTCATTTGAAGACCCCTTCTTGTTAGAAAACAGCTTCCCAAGTAAGGAATTCGGGAAGCTCGTCAGGGTGGCGTGACGGGTATAATAAACCTGCCCACCCACGTTCAGCTCAACCACATCTGACGGCGGGTTTTGCACCGAGCCCTGGTCTTTGGCGGGCTGCGTTTTGCAGTTTTCGCTCAGTGCCATTTCGCTTGCACGAAACGTCCCAGAAGTTCAGGGTGTGGGGTGCAGCTGCATGGAGCTGAGGCGCTCAAACCCAAAGCGGAGTCCCGATTCCAGACACAGTCCGGGCATCCAGCGCTTTTATGACAGAACAATCCCAAATGTACGTCTGCGGTGCATCCTTCAAGTGCGTGCGTAAAAGTCAGGCATCGATTATCATAACCAGCATCATGTTACGGGGCAGCCACTGCGATTTGGTCGCGGAAGTGACTTCAAATGAATAAAAGCGAActttcaacaaagaaaaatacaattttaaaaaactttcagTAAACCTGGATCTTAGTGCAGCCTTCTTAAATGCAGGATTAAATGGAAGAGAAATTGTGAGAGCATCCTATCGCTCTCCTCCTAACTGCCGGGATGCTGAAACGCGCTCATTGGGAGGAGGAtggcgaggaggaggaggcaagAAGCGGGACTCCTTTGCGCACCAGTCTCTCCAAACTGCTGAGTGCGGAAGCAGCCAAACCGGCTGAAGATTTAAGATAATGTTGTTCCAAGCTGTGACATGGAGGAGGGGAAACAAATCCACCAGTGAAGCACAGTCTTACATCATCTTAAAGGAAAATGTCACTTGCAGTCCATCAACACGAAACGGGCTGATAGATGGGGGTGAGCATCTGTGCCGTTCTGCTGTGGCCACCGGCGGCGCGGTGCGCAGCTGGCGATGAGGATTCAGGGTTGTAATAACGCGGCTCCAACATCCCAGCGGCGCGGATTTTAATCCAAGCGTTTGGTTCTTCGCGGCGCATTCATATTTAACACCTTTAGCTGACGCGCTTATCCCGAGAGAGGTTAGGTGTCACCGTCTGCGACTCCAAAACTCATCCGCTGTGACAAGTACAAGCTGCAGATCCACAGGACAGCTTTACCCTCTTCTGCGAGCAATGCAGCAGTTATAAATAGGCTAAAAcgaaaaataaatctgacaggTGCACTCTTGTGATGGAACCTTTGACCATAGGTGTCACTGAAAATTGACCCCGTCATTATGGATTTGATTTacaaaaagtagatttttgGTTCATCACGGCGTACAGATTGGGAACATCTCTGCTTCATGATGCTCCTCTGATaactgcaatgaaaaaaatatagtgATATACTcgttccacattttgtcacattatagcCACAGACTTCAGCGTATTTCGGGAGGGATTTTGCATAAAGTGAAAGCAAAATTATATAGGTCAACACATTGTCCAGCCTGAGCTGTGGatatctgcagctcctccagagccaCCTTTGTCCTCTTTCCTccaatcttttcatttttagattagGAACAGAGCAGTGTTCTGAGAGATGTTCAAGacttttggtatttttaaaagtctaaccttgttttaaacttctccacaactttatctctGACCTAAAtgttgtgttccttggtcttcatgaggTTGTTGTTCTCTATTAGTCCTTcacaaaacatctggatttatgATGAGGGTGACTTCTTTAGCACTATTGTACAGGGGTTGATAATATCGGTATGCCaggattttcatatttttgttttattttgtttggaaaatcatgtgtatttttcctttctcctcCAAAGTACGCACTGTTTTGAGTTGGCTTATTTATTGgtcctaataaaataaatccttatAAAATAACACTGAAGTTTGTTGACAAAAATTCAAAGGGATAGTAAaactttgcaaggcactgtgtgAGTCCCATTCTTTCACCCATGCTGCGTATCTTTACAGGCAAAACCTCCTTAATAAGCCTCATTACTGAAACACTTTGCTCTAGAATATACCCAGTAAAGCAGGCAGAGGTGTGGGACTGATTGCACAGCAACTGTTAAACGAATATGTCACAGAGTCAGCAGTGCAAATCTGAAGCCAAGTGCCTCTGGGTGCAAAATCCACTTCGGATAAAAGTGAAACGCTGCACAGCTGAAGTAAAAGATTGACAAtcatttgcatacatttttatgtggGTCACAAATGTGTGCAGGcacaaaatgaacacatttaggTGCATGACTCAATTTTCACAATCATCTGAATGCTGGggacttcttttcttttttttgtttattctttttttttttctttgttttgttttatgaatttttctAAACcaccaggggaaaaaaaactctcaatGCTTCAACGAATTCACTGTTTGCAGCTGGTTtgatttttatgtgtgtgtttgtttgaagTTATAATAAAATCATATTGTTGCTGTGCTAAGAGAAGGCATCAATGGTGGGAGAGCCCCTTTGACTCGTGGTTTGAGAGGAGGCAGCGGTCACGCTTTACCCTGTTAATTCACTGTATATTGTGCTGGAGAGGGGTTGCTAAGCAGCCGCAGGGGACTGAGTGGGATTTAAACAGTAGGGATTTAGAGCTACAGCAAGCTCTCTGATCTCTTTTCTCCAGTGATGTGATGTTTTGCTTCTGACATTGTCTCTCTGGTACAGTAATGTTTTGACTATTTAGTGATTGTAATATCATAGCAGAAGTGATATGAAGTGTACCTCCATTACATCTGCGGCTTGTTTAAAATGCAGGACAGCTGTGACAGACGAGGATTTCATGTCCTAGATTTGGCTTCTAAATGATTCTCCTCCCAGATGTCCTATAAATCCTGTGACTTACTTATCTCACTCATCCTCCTATTAGAAACATCCTCCTGTCGTTGCTTATTTCTTTGCTCATCGCAAAGCGATGAAGGTTGGTTTCTGTATTTTGGAAGGAGTTGAATTTCATGCATGAATAATGTAAGACAATATGGCTCCCAACTGAGCGTGAAGTAAGAAATCTGTATTTGCTGGAACATTAAAATGGCAGCTTTGGGCTTGCAGCCCCTTGCATAAAGTTGTCTATGGTGCAGCtttgaagaaacatttaaaagcttGTCCTTTCGCATGTTTACAATATGCAAAATCTGCATCCTTTCTGATCAACGTCAGTACTCTAAGCTGTACTCCATTGAGAAATATATTGTCAGATGAGTGAATGTCTCGTGGAAAGCTACTGCACTACTTCAAATGCTCCAAATAATCCAAACAGGGTCCTCCTCTCTGCAGAGTTATTCTTCATATTCACACACAGCATCTCTCATCCTATTTCCTCCTCTCCCACTCACTTTTTATTCCACtcatattttcacacaaaagAGACTAAGGTGCGAACTGGAATGTTTAGAGAAACACAGTGACTCTTGCCGTTTTCAGATAGACTTTAGTTTCTGATAGAAGACAAAGTTTAAACTGATTGAAAGGGacctttaattacattttctgctaaATTATGCATTATATAATGCTATGTTAGTCATAAATTTACTTATTATTGTGCTTTCAATTTTATGTGTTGCTTGGTGCCCCTAGAGGGCAGTGTGGTCAGTATGTAAACAGATGACTCAATCTTTGACGAATATTAAAGTACAAGGAAActcatactttaaaaaaattgttttatttgaacagaTTTTCAGCTTGtcttcaataaaatgttttgtcttaagTCAACTTTATCATGCACAGGGTATTTAAGATATATTTTGTGACTTGCAGTAGTATTGACTTTGCACATTTTACTACATTACAActacaaagattttatttattttagagttACCAACATAATTGTGAACAATTGCAAATCAGAGGAGAAATTATAATTggcattcaaataaaaatcttaaaggttggtgtgcatttatattcagcccccTTACTCTGACGCCCTAAAAATTAGATCTCGTTCAACCGATCCAATTTACAGGATAAATTAATCCGCTTGTAATACGACCTCAGTATGAATATAGCTGTTTTTCACAAGGCCTCAGCGgtttagagaacattagtgaacaaacatattcatgAAGACAAAGGAACACAGTGGGCAGGACTGACATAAAGTCTTGGAGAAGCTTAAAACAGGTTTTGGTTTACAAAATAATATCACATGTTTCgctattttttattgaacactGTTTAAAACCATACATGTTTGGGTCATGTTTGCTCTCTGTTCCAAGCCATGCGGGGCCACAGTAATCAAGTATTTCCAATCAAAACTTTTGACTTATATAATAGAAGATTTACACTGTTCATCGCCTCCAACAACCACACAAGCATAATACCCCCATGGTGAAACATGttggtgacagcatcatgctgttgagctgtttttcttcagcacagCACAGGGGTTCCAGATAGATAAATCCTTGTAGAAAACATGATAGAGGCCCAACAATGCTGAGACTGAAAGTGGACATTCCCCTTTCTGGCAGACTTGCACTAGTTCAGACAAAGACATAATCATGTGtgagaatggcccagtcaaagccttGGCCTAATTCCAACTGGCAATCTGCTTCACAAAGAAGACCTGGCAAATGTTTAAGTCTGCAGATATGGAAAGTCAGTTAGAGACACAACTCAACAAACTTGCAGATGTAATTCTAGTATTGAAGGTTGAcaattatgctctactttgtgtagTTATATATGTGTAGGCTACTACAATCCTAATAACTTATatgtaaatttgtaattttaacatTATCAATTGTGCAAAAAGGTTTTTGAGGTATGGATGCATTTATGAGCTGTTCATTGGGTGTCAGTCTTTGGGTATtgccaaacaacaaaaagctaGTTTAATGTTTTGAGTTCTAATTTTACTGTTGTTGTCTGCTTCTAGAGTGCTACTTGGAGATATGCTATTATTAATCGGTTCGTTTTGGCATCATTGTTCTGTCTCTGTCCATTATCGttgtgtttggtgttttttgctTGGATTATTACCTCTAATTTCCATTTCTAGCTCTGACCCTGAATCGATCTTTCTCGCGCAGTTCCAGTCCCcgaccagcaggtggcagagCTGCTCCCTGAAAGCTGGTCAGCGCTGGAGATTGCCTTGCCTTGATCtccattttgtatgtttttcctGGAGGTTAGCATCCACTTCCCCAACGGCTAGCAGCGCAGCTCAGGCAGTGTGACATTTTTTGCATGACTACTCACTGCAAAATCGGACCCGGGAAACTGAAAAGCAGACAGAACACACCCAGATTCACGAGTCCTGCCGTTTGGTGTAGTCATGTAGCGACGATACGACGAGTGGGGAGTAACAGAATCAGTCAGCGTGTTGTGAACTGCCACTTTCAACCAAAACAATGTTGACTGATGACCTGTGGACTCTTATTAGCAGCCTGTCATATCAAGGGTAAATATGatagttttttattatatttattgcaTACGGTTAAATACACTAACATAACTCAATAATAGCTAGACGTGCACTTACAATGCCTGTGGTAGCCTTTAGCCCCTCGAAATGTAGCCAATTTAACTCTTAGCCACTCTGCAGCCTAGCATGCTAGCAGTTCGCAAAATGCTAACAGTAACTCATCTCGGATTTCGGTGACATTTAATTATCTTTGCGTTAAACTGGTAGCCGAATCCCTATTGCTTAGGTTTGTTATGAAACGTGT contains:
- the LOC102220136 gene encoding BTB/POZ domain-containing protein KCTD16-like, with amino-acid sequence MALSENCKTQPAKDQGSVQNPPSDVVELNVGGQVYYTRHATLTSFPNSLLGKLFSNKKGSSNDLSRDFRGRYFIDRDGFLFRYVLDYLRDKQVVLPDHFPERGRLKREAEYFQLPELTKLLSGEEPKLFQDDSDWDEESQSSDHRLYPSYSLDRRYGYITVAFRGREYHTDPKAKKLPRIFISSRIGLAKEVFGDALNENGDLDRPRDRYTCRFYLKFKHLERAFDMLSETGFHIVACNTSLTASSTGHYADDRVWSNYTQYIFYRGPSRWSSSHCDCCCKSHKSEREGESGTSFNDLSTSCSETQSEASTPQGTVIHAPVSRQSKIQTLDRPVPKVPALMLQQQAEMRRKTDMLRVRTFGVRERDAAKRKAHKEKMTPEQELQKCIQDFRRIRIPDHFPERKYMWQSELLRKYRL